The Peribacillus simplex genome contains a region encoding:
- a CDS encoding GNAT family N-acetyltransferase, giving the protein MIKKIDITNPKLAEEVLNIQLPSYMAEAKLIHFYEIPPLKDTVDTLQKSGETFYGYYLNEELSGVISIKVEKGVIDIHRLMVHPTHFRKGISKMLLEFIENNEEDIETIIVSTGSKNTPAINFYEKNGFSITGETNVTERLAVTSFKKKIK; this is encoded by the coding sequence TTGATAAAAAAAATCGATATAACTAATCCTAAATTAGCTGAGGAAGTATTAAACATTCAATTACCTTCCTATATGGCAGAGGCAAAATTAATTCATTTTTATGAAATACCGCCATTAAAAGATACAGTTGATACGTTACAAAAATCCGGTGAAACTTTCTATGGGTATTACTTGAATGAAGAGTTAAGTGGAGTCATTTCTATAAAAGTTGAAAAAGGTGTAATTGATATACATCGTCTAATGGTTCATCCAACACATTTTAGAAAAGGAATTTCCAAAATGTTATTAGAATTCATTGAAAACAATGAGGAAGATATTGAAACAATAATAGTATCAACTGGTTCCAAAAATACACCAGCAATCAATTTCTATGAAAAAAATGGTTTCTCAATTACAGGAGAAACAAATGTGACAGAACGTCTAGCTGTAACTTCTTTTAAAAAGAAAATTAAATAA
- a CDS encoding SAM-dependent methyltransferase, with the protein MKSFQLNEKTKSFLSKYQLFEDDLIQQVQLQHRLELVKAFGIQKGMRVIEIGCGQGDTTVAIADAVGENGYVFAMDIASPDYGAPLTLGQATERIKKSLLGERIDFHFEMDFDSFESTLPFDVAVLSHCSWYFKQPEDLLKYFKKIRGLAKHICFAEWDLDFTCITQRSHFCAVSILGLYSNFVKNEGNIQNLFHKTHIHQLLQQANFEVVKQLTVDATLLQDGQWEKNYANSIRAEFIKVPSMIQPLITSYYELMNTSNRNENSLKSFIVCAK; encoded by the coding sequence TTGAAGTCATTTCAACTAAACGAAAAAACAAAATCCTTTTTATCGAAATATCAATTATTTGAGGATGATTTGATACAACAAGTTCAGTTGCAGCACCGTTTGGAATTAGTAAAAGCATTCGGGATTCAAAAAGGAATGCGTGTAATAGAAATAGGTTGCGGGCAGGGGGATACAACCGTTGCAATAGCCGACGCGGTAGGAGAAAATGGATATGTTTTCGCAATGGATATTGCCAGTCCCGATTACGGAGCACCGTTAACTTTAGGTCAAGCAACTGAACGTATTAAGAAATCTCTATTAGGAGAACGTATTGACTTCCATTTTGAAATGGATTTTGATTCTTTTGAATCAACTTTGCCATTTGATGTGGCGGTATTATCCCATTGTTCATGGTATTTCAAGCAACCAGAGGATTTATTGAAATACTTTAAAAAAATTCGTGGGTTGGCAAAACATATATGTTTTGCAGAATGGGACCTCGATTTTACCTGCATTACGCAACGTTCCCACTTTTGTGCAGTTTCCATTCTGGGATTGTATTCAAACTTCGTAAAGAATGAAGGAAATATCCAAAACTTGTTTCATAAAACTCATATACACCAGCTGCTCCAGCAAGCAAATTTTGAAGTGGTGAAACAACTCACAGTCGATGCAACCTTATTACAAGACGGTCAATGGGAAAAAAATTATGCAAATAGTATCCGTGCAGAATTTATTAAAGTTCCTTCCATGATACAACCGTTGATAACTAGTTATTATGAATTGATGAACACTTCAAATAGAAATGAGAATTCATTAAAAAGTTTCATTGTTTGTGCAAAGTAA
- the arr gene encoding NAD(+)--rifampin ADP-ribosyltransferase, producing MDDKKDVLDKGPFFHGTKAELEIGDLLEPQYLSNYQEKKSNHIYFTATLNAAKWGAELAKSNSKERIYIVEPLGDFENDPNLTDKKFPGNPTRSYRSKSPLKIIAELASWERHSDEEINHMLTSLKKLSEEGKNVIYD from the coding sequence ATGGATGACAAAAAAGATGTCTTAGATAAGGGTCCTTTTTTTCATGGTACTAAAGCAGAACTGGAAATTGGTGATTTATTAGAACCGCAATACTTATCAAATTACCAAGAAAAAAAATCTAACCATATATACTTTACTGCAACATTAAATGCTGCCAAATGGGGTGCTGAATTAGCAAAATCTAATTCAAAAGAAAGAATCTACATTGTAGAACCATTAGGAGATTTTGAAAATGATCCTAACTTAACTGATAAAAAATTTCCTGGAAACCCAACACGCTCATATAGATCTAAATCGCCTCTAAAAATAATAGCTGAATTAGCTTCATGGGAAAGACACTCCGATGAAGAGATAAATCATATGCTTACATCTTTAAAAAAATTAAGTGAAGAAGGAAAAAATGTGATATACGATTAA
- a CDS encoding phosphotransferase gives MSNHENEEMLTGGNVSNVYRSGDTVRRELKPDSPRVHKLLEHLESKGFSYAPKFLGIDEKGREILSFIEGEAGNHPLKEYMRSDDVLMEIAKMLRLYHDSVSDFSFDDSWQSIDNTPQQFEVLCHNDFAIYNIIFKHERPIGIIDFDVAGPGPKLWDIAYTLYTCVPLSRFYLSETGEKVNYNTFQHANRIKERVRLFFESYGEGVKEDYLEMVVLRLEGLCKTITRKASEGDIAFQMMIDEGHLEHYHNDIKFIRVHGKEWI, from the coding sequence ATGTCAAACCATGAAAACGAAGAAATGCTAACAGGAGGGAATGTCTCTAACGTTTATCGTTCGGGAGATACTGTGCGACGAGAATTAAAGCCAGATAGTCCTAGAGTTCATAAGCTATTAGAGCATTTGGAGAGCAAAGGTTTCAGTTATGCCCCAAAGTTTTTAGGTATTGATGAAAAGGGAAGAGAGATATTATCATTTATTGAAGGAGAAGCTGGTAATCATCCTTTAAAAGAATACATGCGGTCTGATGATGTTTTAATGGAAATAGCGAAAATGCTCCGTCTTTATCATGATTCTGTCAGCGATTTTTCATTTGATGATAGCTGGCAATCGATAGATAACACCCCCCAACAATTTGAGGTACTATGCCATAATGATTTTGCGATATACAACATTATTTTTAAACATGAAAGACCAATAGGTATTATTGATTTCGATGTCGCTGGACCCGGCCCAAAACTTTGGGACATAGCTTACACTCTTTACACTTGCGTCCCCTTAAGTAGATTTTATCTTTCTGAAACAGGTGAGAAAGTTAATTATAATACATTTCAGCACGCTAACCGTATAAAAGAAAGAGTTAGATTGTTTTTTGAATCTTACGGTGAAGGAGTAAAAGAAGATTATTTGGAAATGGTAGTGCTGCGATTGGAGGGGTTATGTAAAACCATAACAAGAAAAGCCAGTGAAGGTGACATTGCTTTTCAAATGATGATAGATGAAGGGCATCTTGAACATTATCATAACGATATTAAATTCATTCGTGTACATGGAAAAGAGTGGATTTAA
- a CDS encoding transporter substrate-binding domain-containing protein — MFNNWKKTLMAGVISLSLIGTGYVGHDLISSQNVSAEPASEHAPGHLKNAEASQLDEIIERGYIRVGMTGDYKPFTYLNPETNEYEGFDVDAAKELGKDLGVKVEFVATTWPAMMKDLEADKFDIAVGGVTRNTARQKSAYVSQGYLSFGKVPLIRKEDKDKYLTIEDINKPSVRIGVNPGGTNEEFVRQYLSHANVTVVENNLDIPHLVAEGTYDVMITDTVEAMLYAKADSKLYAARTDKPFTNSEKGYMIPRGDFIYASYLEMWMDEMRLQGKFDALYKKWME, encoded by the coding sequence ATGTTTAACAATTGGAAAAAAACACTAATGGCTGGAGTGATCAGCTTATCCTTGATAGGTACAGGGTACGTCGGTCACGACCTGATCTCCTCGCAAAATGTCTCGGCTGAACCCGCATCTGAACATGCACCAGGGCATTTGAAAAATGCAGAGGCTTCCCAGCTTGATGAAATAATCGAACGTGGATACATTCGGGTAGGAATGACCGGGGATTACAAACCTTTTACCTATTTGAATCCGGAAACAAATGAGTATGAAGGCTTTGACGTGGACGCTGCCAAAGAACTTGGCAAAGACCTTGGTGTGAAGGTGGAATTTGTCGCCACCACATGGCCTGCGATGATGAAAGACCTGGAAGCGGACAAATTCGATATCGCTGTGGGCGGTGTGACCCGAAATACAGCCAGACAAAAAAGCGCTTATGTATCACAAGGTTACCTTTCATTCGGTAAGGTGCCTTTGATTCGGAAGGAAGATAAAGACAAGTATCTTACCATTGAGGATATCAACAAGCCTTCTGTACGCATCGGTGTAAATCCTGGCGGAACAAACGAAGAATTTGTCCGTCAGTATCTAAGCCATGCTAACGTAACGGTTGTTGAAAACAACCTTGATATCCCGCATCTTGTTGCAGAAGGTACGTATGATGTCATGATCACTGACACAGTAGAAGCAATGCTGTATGCAAAAGCTGATTCCAAGCTGTATGCGGCTCGAACTGACAAGCCTTTCACAAACAGCGAAAAAGGTTATATGATCCCGAGGGGTGATTTCATTTATGCAAGCTACTTGGAAATGTGGATGGATGAAATGAGGCTGCAGGGGAAATTTGATGCCCTCTACAAAAAGTGGATGGAATAG